A genomic window from Phormidium ambiguum IAM M-71 includes:
- a CDS encoding ArsR/SmtB family transcription factor, translating into MKELNPSQKSPSQESDAPSCESHLVNLDNVRSLQPEILPIDEAQRMAEFFGVLADPSRLRLLSCLAKQELCVCDLAASLKISESGVSHQLRLLRTLRLVKHRKEGRNVYYSLADSHVINLYREVAEHLKEAETKF; encoded by the coding sequence ATGAAAGAACTTAACCCTTCACAAAAGTCACCATCCCAAGAGTCCGACGCGCCAAGCTGCGAGTCTCACCTAGTCAATCTAGACAACGTGCGCTCCTTACAGCCAGAAATCTTGCCAATTGACGAAGCACAGCGCATGGCGGAATTTTTTGGTGTACTCGCCGATCCCAGCCGTCTGCGCCTCCTCTCTTGCTTGGCAAAGCAGGAGTTATGTGTCTGCGACTTAGCGGCTAGCTTAAAAATAAGTGAATCTGGCGTTTCCCATCAGCTGCGCCTCCTGCGAACCTTGCGTTTGGTTAAGCATCGCAAAGAGGGTCGTAACGTCTATTACAGCTTGGCAGATAGCCACGTCATCAATCTGTATCGTGAGGTGGCAGAACATTTGAAGGAAGCAGAAACCAAGTTTTAG
- a CDS encoding efflux RND transporter permease subunit, whose translation MMSIIAKWVITKRWLVAIAAFISTLIVVFNTIPQMPLDVFPNFAPPQVEIETEASGLAPEEIESLVTLPVESAINGTPGIATVRSSSSAGLSVVRVVFKWGTDIFQARQLVQERLQQAVSKLPTGVETPKIAPISSPIGTVLKYAFTVETEAQSKTDIPKLESGNEPKSKIDLMEVRRIVDWQVVNRLLGVPGVSQVLVYGGDVRQYQVLVDPNKLRAFNVSLEQVTQAVQTANVNAPGGFLITPDKQTLIRGIGRVESLDDLKQSAIATRQGTPIRIVDVADVQIGGAVKIGDGSLNGKDAVILMVNKQPQADTPTVTKAIETAIEELKAGLPKEIKVTQTFRQADYIDSSVENVRSALVEGSIIAAVILIPFLMNWRTLAVCLLNFALTFVFALQVLSWLGLGLNTMTLGGLAVAIGTAIDDAIVYAENTCRNLRENKYSPNPRPVLEVIFEAGEEVRESLIGATLITVVVFAPIFALVGVEGRIFGPMGMTYLVVVIVSSLESLVVSPALCAILLSHGKMPQIEPWIPRLCKRIYSPFLNFSTQSSTIILILATASMVAAIAIFPALGRAFLPEFQESTLVNTLALYPGTSLETTNSAAFVLETKLKDDPRLNYVQLRAGRAPNDPDAAPVNLAHLDIGLSEKGMENRVNTVEWLRKEFNKVPGAATNIGGFISHRIDEILSGVRSQIAVKIFGPDLEELRNIGKQVEATIESVPGIVDLQLEPQIPIEQIQIKFNRFAAAQYGLTIGQLSNIIETGLNGKVVSQVLEKQQTFDLIVWLKPEFRNNLETIENLLVDTTDGNKIPLAQVATVAYGTGPNTINRENVSRLIVVSANAKGRDLRSAVNDIQDKVKANVQIPSGYFIQYGGQFEAEERASKNILIFSAIAFVVITVLMYLSVKSIASTATIMINLPLALVGGVIAIALTGGVISIASLVGFVTLFGVATRNGLLLVDNYTTKAAAGMSLKEVLIAGSMERLNAILMTSLTSALGLLPLVIAVGPGKEILQPLSIVVLGGLFTSTALTLLVLPALYSKFGRYLLPKPSANVVEDGKVPNAVWEN comes from the coding sequence ATGATGAGTATTATTGCCAAGTGGGTTATTACTAAACGATGGCTAGTAGCCATTGCAGCATTCATCTCCACATTAATCGTAGTTTTCAACACCATACCCCAAATGCCGCTGGATGTATTTCCTAACTTTGCACCCCCTCAAGTCGAAATTGAAACTGAAGCCTCTGGACTCGCTCCCGAAGAAATAGAATCTCTCGTTACATTGCCCGTTGAAAGTGCAATTAACGGAACTCCTGGGATTGCAACAGTCCGTTCTTCTTCCTCAGCCGGACTATCTGTGGTCAGAGTTGTTTTTAAATGGGGAACCGATATCTTTCAAGCCCGCCAATTAGTACAAGAACGATTGCAACAAGCTGTAAGTAAGCTACCGACTGGAGTCGAAACCCCAAAAATTGCTCCCATCAGTTCGCCGATTGGTACCGTACTGAAATATGCCTTCACCGTCGAAACAGAAGCACAATCCAAAACCGACATTCCCAAGCTAGAGTCTGGGAACGAGCCAAAATCCAAAATTGACCTAATGGAAGTGCGCCGAATCGTCGATTGGCAAGTAGTAAATCGCCTTTTAGGAGTTCCCGGTGTCAGTCAAGTGCTAGTGTATGGCGGTGATGTGCGCCAGTATCAAGTTTTAGTAGATCCCAACAAATTAAGAGCTTTTAACGTTTCTTTAGAGCAGGTTACTCAAGCAGTTCAGACAGCAAATGTCAATGCTCCTGGCGGCTTTTTAATTACCCCTGATAAACAAACATTAATTCGAGGAATTGGGCGGGTTGAGTCTCTAGATGACCTCAAGCAATCTGCGATCGCTACTCGTCAAGGAACGCCGATCCGCATTGTCGATGTGGCAGACGTACAAATTGGTGGAGCTGTCAAGATAGGTGACGGTAGCTTAAATGGGAAAGATGCCGTTATATTGATGGTCAATAAACAGCCTCAAGCTGATACTCCCACCGTCACGAAGGCGATTGAAACTGCAATCGAAGAACTCAAAGCAGGTTTGCCCAAAGAAATTAAAGTTACTCAAACATTTCGTCAGGCAGATTATATCGATTCTTCGGTAGAAAATGTCAGATCGGCTCTCGTTGAAGGCAGCATAATTGCAGCAGTTATCCTGATTCCCTTCTTGATGAATTGGCGAACGCTGGCTGTATGTTTGTTAAATTTTGCTTTAACTTTTGTGTTCGCCCTGCAAGTATTATCTTGGCTCGGATTGGGGCTGAATACGATGACTTTGGGAGGGTTAGCAGTTGCCATTGGCACAGCGATTGATGACGCTATTGTTTATGCAGAAAACACCTGTCGTAACTTGCGGGAAAATAAATACTCTCCCAACCCGCGTCCGGTACTAGAAGTCATCTTTGAAGCAGGGGAAGAAGTTCGCGAATCTCTGATTGGAGCTACTTTAATTACAGTTGTTGTCTTTGCTCCAATCTTTGCCCTAGTGGGTGTGGAAGGTCGGATTTTTGGGCCGATGGGTATGACTTATCTAGTAGTAGTAATAGTTTCCAGTTTGGAATCTTTGGTCGTCAGTCCAGCTTTATGTGCAATTCTATTGTCTCACGGCAAAATGCCACAAATTGAACCCTGGATACCAAGATTGTGCAAAAGAATTTATTCTCCTTTTTTAAATTTTTCTACTCAATCTTCGACGATTATTTTAATCTTGGCAACTGCGTCGATGGTAGCAGCGATCGCGATCTTTCCAGCTTTGGGACGAGCCTTTCTACCCGAATTTCAAGAATCAACTTTAGTTAATACCTTGGCTCTTTATCCGGGGACATCTTTAGAAACTACAAATAGTGCCGCTTTTGTCTTAGAAACTAAACTCAAAGATGACCCCAGATTAAACTATGTTCAATTACGGGCAGGACGCGCTCCCAACGACCCGGATGCCGCCCCTGTTAATCTGGCTCACCTTGATATTGGATTGAGCGAAAAAGGGATGGAAAATCGGGTAAATACTGTAGAATGGCTGCGGAAAGAGTTTAACAAAGTACCGGGTGCTGCTACTAATATTGGCGGATTTATTTCTCACCGCATTGATGAAATATTGTCTGGGGTTAGAAGTCAAATTGCAGTTAAAATTTTTGGTCCAGATCTAGAAGAACTCCGCAACATTGGCAAACAAGTAGAAGCTACGATCGAATCTGTGCCGGGAATTGTAGATTTACAGCTTGAACCTCAAATTCCGATCGAACAAATTCAAATTAAGTTTAACCGCTTTGCGGCTGCTCAATATGGTTTAACTATTGGACAACTTTCCAACATTATCGAAACAGGTCTGAATGGTAAAGTCGTGTCTCAGGTTTTAGAGAAACAACAAACTTTTGATTTAATTGTGTGGTTAAAACCAGAATTTCGCAATAATCTTGAAACAATTGAAAATTTGTTAGTTGATACGACCGATGGTAACAAAATTCCTCTCGCTCAAGTCGCTACTGTGGCTTATGGAACCGGGCCGAATACGATCAACCGCGAAAATGTTTCTCGCTTAATTGTAGTTTCAGCCAACGCCAAAGGCAGAGATTTGCGTTCCGCAGTCAATGATATTCAAGATAAAGTAAAAGCAAACGTTCAGATTCCCTCTGGTTACTTTATCCAATACGGCGGTCAATTTGAAGCGGAAGAAAGAGCGTCAAAAAATATTTTAATTTTCAGTGCCATTGCCTTTGTTGTAATTACGGTACTGATGTATCTTTCTGTCAAATCAATTGCTTCTACAGCCACAATTATGATTAATTTGCCCCTCGCGTTAGTTGGCGGAGTAATTGCGATCGCCCTGACAGGAGGTGTTATTTCGATCGCTTCTCTCGTGGGGTTTGTGACGCTGTTTGGGGTAGCAACTCGTAACGGACTGCTGTTGGTAGATAATTACACAACTAAGGCCGCAGCCGGGATGTCTTTAAAAGAAGTTTTGATAGCTGGGTCAATGGAACGACTCAATGCTATTTTGATGACTTCTTTAACTTCAGCTTTGGGTTTGCTGCCATTAGTAATTGCTGTTGGCCCTGGCAAGGAAATTTTACAACCTTTGTCGATCGTTGTATTAGGTGGATTGTTTACATCTACTGCGCTTACCCTACTGGTGTTGCCAGCTTTGTATTCTAAATTTGGTAGATACTTATTGCCTAAGCCGAGTGCGAATGTTGTAGAAGATGGCAAAGTGCCTAATGCTGTATGGGAAAACTAA
- a CDS encoding efflux RND transporter periplasmic adaptor subunit, whose translation MRICNRSQSSTPLHCVSLAMLSLLLLSAPTAVLAGAGHDHGGGSEFQGGSEPTGSIEVDAETAKQLEIKVEPATRQRLDIGIKTTGQIETLPNQRVEVTTPISGAKVVELLVKPGTSVKQGQPVAVLTSPDLVTLRVESEEKLAQGQTDLQQALADLKLAQQNYERFQQIAAAEIAQGKSQVAFAQEKYEKDKQLADAGALPRRNALESQTQLVAARAELAKADSRRDVIAAENQLKRSQAAVQIAKSRIQLSNAAYQTRLQQLGERANDKGLVTVTAPISGKVADREVTLGQSFQDAGGKLMTIVNDTQVFATANIYEKDLNEVKIGQRVRIKVASLPNRTFEGQIARIGSLVEGQTRVVPVQAELNNAGGELKPGMFAELEVLTDLTATAILAIPNSAIVDANGKKLVYVKNGNAFQSVEVTLGQKSGDLVEVKSGLFERDLIVTQRAPQLYAQSLRGGSKSEEGGETHGHSEEKEGNSEVKEAKANSLPLLGLVGVVGGGVFGTAAFIAGAFWNQRRTRSRLVGEENFSTDVQPLTYETEVYLNNHKQLTLSPDVMLVENDEPVGEGKNSSN comes from the coding sequence ATGAGAATCTGTAACCGCTCTCAATCTTCTACACCACTCCATTGTGTTTCCCTAGCAATGCTGAGCCTGCTGCTGCTAAGCGCTCCTACAGCTGTATTAGCAGGTGCTGGACACGATCATGGCGGCGGCAGTGAATTCCAAGGCGGAAGCGAACCAACAGGTTCGATCGAAGTTGATGCAGAAACAGCCAAACAGCTAGAAATTAAAGTGGAACCCGCCACTCGTCAGAGGCTAGATATTGGCATCAAAACCACGGGTCAAATTGAAACCCTGCCCAACCAAAGAGTAGAAGTGACTACCCCCATTTCAGGGGCAAAAGTGGTTGAACTGTTGGTGAAACCTGGTACATCAGTAAAACAAGGTCAACCCGTTGCCGTTTTAACCAGCCCTGATTTAGTGACTCTGCGCGTTGAGTCTGAAGAAAAACTGGCACAAGGTCAGACTGATTTACAGCAGGCGCTAGCCGACTTAAAGCTGGCTCAACAAAACTACGAGCGATTTCAGCAGATAGCCGCAGCTGAAATCGCACAAGGGAAAAGCCAGGTAGCATTCGCCCAGGAGAAGTATGAAAAAGACAAGCAGTTAGCCGATGCTGGCGCTCTCCCGCGTCGCAACGCCCTCGAATCCCAAACCCAGCTAGTAGCAGCTCGAGCCGAACTTGCCAAAGCCGATAGCCGTCGCGATGTAATTGCGGCTGAAAATCAACTGAAACGCTCTCAAGCAGCCGTTCAGATAGCAAAGTCCCGGATTCAACTCAGTAATGCAGCTTATCAAACTCGGCTGCAACAACTGGGAGAACGTGCCAATGATAAAGGGCTGGTGACAGTGACTGCTCCAATTTCTGGCAAGGTTGCTGACCGGGAAGTTACCCTGGGACAATCATTCCAGGACGCGGGTGGCAAACTGATGACGATCGTTAATGACACTCAGGTTTTTGCCACGGCGAATATTTATGAAAAAGATTTAAACGAGGTAAAGATAGGTCAACGGGTGCGGATAAAGGTTGCCAGCTTACCCAACCGTACCTTTGAAGGACAGATCGCACGCATTGGCTCGCTAGTAGAAGGGCAAACGCGGGTAGTACCAGTCCAAGCGGAACTTAACAACGCGGGTGGGGAACTCAAGCCGGGAATGTTCGCAGAATTAGAGGTACTAACAGACCTAACAGCTACAGCTATTTTGGCAATTCCCAATTCGGCGATCGTGGATGCAAATGGCAAGAAACTGGTTTACGTAAAAAATGGCAATGCTTTCCAATCTGTGGAAGTGACATTAGGGCAAAAGTCTGGGGATTTAGTAGAAGTTAAGAGCGGTTTATTTGAGAGAGATTTAATTGTTACCCAACGCGCACCGCAACTTTACGCCCAGTCGTTGCGGGGCGGTAGTAAATCCGAGGAAGGTGGGGAGACGCACGGACACTCCGAAGAAAAGGAAGGGAATTCAGAGGTAAAAGAAGCGAAAGCTAACAGCTTGCCACTTTTAGGGTTAGTTGGTGTAGTGGGAGGCGGGGTGTTTGGTACTGCGGCTTTTATAGCTGGTGCTTTTTGGAATCAGCGTCGGACTCGTTCTCGCCTAGTAGGAGAAGAGAATTTTAGTACGGATGTCCAACCTTTGACCTATGAAACCGAAGTTTATCTCAACAACCACAAACAGCTAACTTTGTCTCCTGACGTCATGTTGGTTGAAAACGACGAACCTGTGGGCGAAGGCAAGAATTCTAGTAACTAA
- a CDS encoding heavy metal translocating P-type ATPase, producing the protein MTQTPSLKTQQMQVGGMDCGSCAAKIEAAIQKIPGISETSVSFATGRLSVTYDPKQVSDREIHDRVISLGYTVISPESHGEANDRGHSHGSGEFNLKEELLPVLGVVVLLVLGIIFEKPLHDTPYRIGEYVVFIPAYLISGWTVLKAAGRNILRGQVFDENFLMTIATLGALAIHQLPEAVAVMLFFRVGELFQEYSVGRSRRSIKSLLEIRPDTANLKVNGTVKEVSPETLNVGDIILVKPGEKIPLDGEILEGNSQIDTSALTGESVPRTVKVGEIVLAGTINQSGVLTIRVTKRFGESSIAKILDLVENATSKKAETEKFITQFARYYTPVVVFLSLAVALLPPLFVPGATHTEWVYRALILLVISCPCGLVISIPLGYFGGIGGAAKRGILVKGSAFLDTLTAVKTVVFDKTGTLTKGVFKVARIVTKNDFSESELLKIAAKAESHSNHPVAQSIREAYGQPIDEADVTDYEEIAGHGIRAKVNDRVVLAGNDRLLHRENIDHDTCNLEGTVVHLAVDGRYAGYILIADEIKDDAITAIQNLKSVGIEQTIMLTGDNRIVAKSVAERLGLDSYIAELLPEGKVEAIEKLLSRSGKSKVVFVGDGINDAPVIARADVGMAMGGLGSDAAIETADVVIMTDAPSKVAEAIQVAKKTRQIVLQNIVLAMAIKGLFIALGAIGIATLWEAVFADVGVALLAIFNATRVLK; encoded by the coding sequence ATGACTCAGACTCCATCCCTCAAAACCCAACAGATGCAGGTCGGCGGCATGGATTGCGGTAGCTGCGCGGCAAAGATCGAAGCGGCTATACAGAAGATTCCGGGAATCAGCGAAACATCAGTCAGTTTCGCGACGGGACGCTTGAGCGTGACGTATGACCCAAAGCAGGTGAGCGATCGAGAAATCCACGATCGTGTTATTTCCTTGGGTTACACCGTCATCAGCCCAGAGTCTCATGGGGAGGCTAACGATCGCGGGCATAGTCACGGTTCGGGCGAGTTTAACCTGAAAGAGGAACTGCTTCCAGTGCTAGGAGTAGTCGTCCTCCTCGTGCTGGGAATAATCTTTGAAAAGCCACTGCACGATACGCCTTACAGAATTGGCGAGTATGTCGTGTTCATTCCTGCCTATTTGATTAGCGGCTGGACAGTATTGAAAGCAGCTGGACGCAACATTCTCAGGGGGCAAGTCTTTGATGAGAACTTCTTAATGACGATCGCAACGTTGGGGGCGCTAGCCATTCATCAACTCCCCGAAGCCGTCGCCGTCATGCTATTTTTCCGAGTCGGAGAGTTGTTTCAAGAATACTCAGTCGGTCGCTCTCGCCGCTCTATCAAATCTTTGCTGGAAATTCGTCCCGACACTGCCAATTTGAAAGTCAATGGAACGGTGAAAGAAGTTTCTCCAGAAACTCTCAATGTGGGAGACATTATTCTAGTTAAACCAGGAGAAAAGATTCCATTAGACGGTGAAATTCTGGAAGGTAATTCTCAGATCGATACTTCAGCATTAACCGGAGAATCAGTTCCGCGCACGGTGAAAGTCGGAGAAATTGTCTTAGCAGGTACGATTAACCAGAGTGGTGTTTTAACTATTCGAGTCACCAAACGATTTGGGGAATCTTCGATCGCCAAAATTCTCGATTTAGTTGAAAATGCCACCAGCAAGAAAGCAGAAACCGAGAAATTCATCACCCAATTTGCCCGTTATTACACACCCGTTGTAGTTTTTCTGTCGCTGGCTGTAGCCCTTCTACCACCCCTGTTTGTTCCCGGCGCAACTCACACGGAATGGGTTTACCGCGCCCTGATTCTGCTGGTTATTTCCTGCCCTTGCGGACTCGTAATTAGTATTCCCTTGGGCTACTTCGGTGGTATTGGAGGTGCTGCTAAACGAGGGATTTTAGTTAAAGGTTCGGCATTTCTGGATACCCTGACAGCAGTTAAAACCGTTGTTTTTGATAAAACTGGAACTTTGACCAAAGGCGTGTTTAAAGTGGCAAGAATCGTGACTAAAAACGATTTTTCCGAGTCAGAATTGCTGAAGATAGCAGCCAAAGCTGAATCTCATTCTAACCACCCAGTTGCACAGTCAATTCGAGAAGCATACGGTCAACCCATTGATGAGGCGGATGTAACAGACTACGAAGAAATTGCTGGTCATGGCATCCGAGCGAAAGTAAACGATCGGGTTGTTTTGGCAGGGAACGATCGCCTCTTGCATCGAGAAAATATTGACCACGATACCTGTAATCTAGAGGGTACAGTTGTTCATCTTGCTGTTGATGGACGCTATGCGGGTTACATTTTAATTGCCGATGAAATTAAGGACGATGCAATTACAGCAATTCAAAACCTCAAAAGCGTGGGAATTGAGCAAACAATTATGCTCACGGGCGACAACCGGATTGTTGCTAAAAGCGTAGCAGAACGGCTGGGCTTAGATTCTTATATTGCCGAATTGTTACCAGAAGGAAAAGTAGAAGCGATCGAGAAACTGTTGAGTCGATCGGGTAAAAGCAAAGTTGTATTTGTGGGCGATGGTATCAACGATGCGCCTGTAATTGCTAGAGCCGATGTCGGTATGGCAATGGGCGGATTGGGGTCAGATGCGGCAATTGAGACGGCTGATGTGGTGATTATGACTGATGCTCCGTCTAAAGTAGCAGAGGCGATTCAAGTTGCTAAAAAGACTCGCCAAATTGTCCTGCAAAATATTGTACTGGCAATGGCAATTAAAGGATTGTTCATTGCTTTGGGTGCGATCGGCATTGCAACGTTATGGGAAGCAGTATTTGCTGATGTGGGAGTGGCGTTGCTGGCAATTTTCAATGCTACAAGAGTCCTCAAGTAG
- a CDS encoding DUF2808 domain-containing protein, with protein sequence MRSIPYRSDRVRILIYTAAIALALATSIPADNASARTEGGLHVEGAVQFPQNRSRIVRHTIRFHIPQGSSPLSQLNIDVPEGIRISDNIALTDKSGRKIDANISVMGNKVIVDFPQPIAPESKLKLDLNNIRRRGVSNAWIYRVSAKLVGLEADVPIGIAQIRVY encoded by the coding sequence ATGCGCTCAATTCCTTACAGGAGTGACAGAGTGAGAATACTAATTTATACTGCTGCCATAGCTTTGGCTCTTGCAACTTCAATTCCTGCTGACAATGCCAGTGCCAGAACAGAAGGTGGTCTTCATGTTGAGGGAGCGGTACAATTTCCTCAAAATCGATCGAGAATTGTTAGACATACAATTCGGTTTCACATTCCTCAAGGTAGCAGTCCTCTTTCTCAATTAAATATTGATGTTCCAGAGGGTATAAGAATAAGTGACAATATTGCTCTAACAGATAAGTCGGGACGGAAAATTGACGCCAATATTTCTGTCATGGGCAACAAAGTCATAGTCGATTTTCCGCAACCAATTGCTCCTGAATCGAAACTTAAGCTTGACCTGAACAATATAAGAAGAAGAGGTGTTTCTAACGCTTGGATATACCGTGTTTCTGCTAAACTTGTTGGTCTTGAGGCAGATGTCCCCATCGGAATAGCCCAGATTCGTGTCTACTGA
- a CDS encoding cation diffusion facilitator family transporter encodes MTQRRKKSQLLWIVLGMRIILFLAEIGVGLWSRSLSLLAGSGHIFSDLVTLGLTLLAAYLVEHRTGNKEGFKYQRLEIWVAMVNGLSLIAIACLIFWETVTHLQAPELKPSLPMLLVAGLSVAINGANIHLLRNDSHHDLNLRGVFLHGIADAASSLSMMLSALVVYCWHWLWADTVASLFVASLIVWSALSLFLNSFNLLMEKTKEIALI; translated from the coding sequence ATGACACAACGTAGAAAAAAGTCGCAGTTACTTTGGATTGTTCTGGGAATGCGAATTATCCTTTTTCTAGCCGAAATTGGAGTTGGATTGTGGAGTCGCAGTCTTTCACTTTTGGCAGGGTCGGGACACATATTCTCAGATTTAGTGACTCTAGGATTAACATTGCTAGCGGCTTACTTAGTCGAGCATCGCACTGGAAATAAAGAAGGCTTCAAATATCAGAGGCTTGAAATCTGGGTAGCGATGGTGAATGGACTAAGTTTAATCGCGATCGCCTGTCTCATTTTCTGGGAAACTGTCACTCACTTGCAAGCACCAGAATTAAAACCGAGCTTACCCATGCTACTCGTGGCAGGACTGAGCGTAGCAATTAATGGTGCGAACATTCACCTGTTACGCAATGATAGTCACCATGACCTCAATCTTCGAGGAGTTTTCTTGCACGGAATTGCTGATGCTGCTAGTTCTTTAAGCATGATGTTGTCTGCTCTGGTTGTCTACTGCTGGCATTGGCTATGGGCAGACACCGTTGCCAGTTTGTTCGTTGCTTCTCTAATCGTTTGGAGCGCTTTATCTCTCTTTCTAAATAGTTTCAATCTTCTGATGGAAAAAACTAAAGAAATCGCTTTGATCTAA
- a CDS encoding cation diffusion facilitator family transporter encodes MAHSHNHGQEPTNYNRAFIVSVALNTGFVVIEAIYGLVANSLALLADAGHNLSDVLGLLLAWGATILARRQPTARRTYGLRRSSILAALLNAILLLVASGAIAWEAIQRFLQPSPVSDATIIGVAAVGIAINAGSALMFLSDRQRDLNIRGAFLHLVADAVLSLGAVLAGIAIVATGSLWFDPVVSLIIVAVIVVGTWQLFQESINLVTDAVPAGIEPLAVRTYLAELPGVAGVHDLHIWAMSTTETALTAHLIIPTGYPGDAFLVRVAQELHDQFSIEHTTLQIETGDPSYPCSLAQENVVL; translated from the coding sequence ATGGCACATTCCCATAACCACGGACAAGAGCCGACTAATTACAACCGTGCCTTTATTGTTAGCGTCGCTCTCAATACCGGGTTTGTTGTAATTGAGGCAATTTATGGGTTAGTTGCTAATTCCCTAGCATTGCTTGCTGATGCGGGTCACAATTTGAGCGATGTTTTGGGTCTGCTACTAGCTTGGGGAGCAACCATTCTCGCCCGTCGCCAACCAACAGCACGTCGTACTTATGGGCTGCGTCGTTCTTCGATTTTGGCTGCTCTGTTGAATGCTATCCTTTTACTCGTAGCTTCGGGCGCGATCGCATGGGAAGCAATACAGCGCTTCCTACAACCCAGTCCAGTATCAGACGCTACAATTATCGGCGTTGCAGCCGTAGGCATCGCCATTAATGCGGGAAGCGCCCTCATGTTCCTGTCCGATCGCCAACGTGACTTAAATATTAGAGGAGCCTTCCTCCACTTGGTTGCTGACGCGGTACTATCTTTAGGCGCAGTGCTGGCTGGTATCGCTATTGTTGCAACTGGCTCGCTTTGGTTCGATCCGGTTGTCAGCTTGATTATTGTTGCTGTCATTGTTGTGGGGACTTGGCAATTGTTCCAAGAATCTATCAACTTGGTGACGGATGCCGTCCCAGCAGGTATTGAACCCCTTGCAGTCCGCACGTACTTGGCTGAACTCCCTGGTGTGGCTGGTGTTCACGACCTCCATATTTGGGCGATGAGTACAACTGAGACAGCACTCACAGCTCACTTGATAATACCTACAGGTTATCCCGGTGATGCTTTTTTGGTACGGGTAGCTCAAGAACTTCACGACCAGTTTAGTATTGAACACACCACGCTCCAAATAGAAACTGGCGATCCAAGTTACCCATGTTCTCTTGCTCAAGAGAATGTTGTTTTGTGA
- a CDS encoding vitamin K epoxide reductase family protein has protein sequence MTRKRSTFWIHRWSRPIMAGIATIGAVVTAYLTYTKFTGNEAACPTKGCDIVLSSPYATVFGLPLALFGFLAYASIVVFAITPLLIKRDRELHSKLEKWTGLLLFLGGTAMMVFSGYLMYLLAFEIKTVCTYCIASALFSATLFILSIVGRDWQDIGQLFFTGFLVSVIVLVGTLGIYANIKNPNIANRSVSREAGLAITTTSGEAEIALAGHLKQVGAKMYGAFWCSHCHDQKQLFGKEAFSQIDYIECDPKGKNPQPNLCQTAKVQSYPTWVINGQSVVSTQSLEKLAQMSGYTGARNFKNSASSGT, from the coding sequence ATGACTCGCAAACGTTCTACTTTTTGGATTCATCGCTGGTCGCGCCCCATCATGGCAGGGATTGCTACCATTGGAGCCGTTGTAACTGCCTATCTGACGTACACCAAATTTACTGGCAATGAGGCAGCTTGCCCGACAAAAGGCTGCGATATCGTGCTATCAAGCCCCTACGCTACCGTTTTTGGCTTGCCACTAGCGTTGTTTGGCTTTCTTGCCTACGCCAGTATAGTAGTTTTTGCGATCACTCCCCTACTAATTAAAAGAGATCGGGAACTCCACTCCAAACTAGAGAAATGGACAGGATTGCTGCTATTTCTGGGCGGCACTGCCATGATGGTGTTCAGCGGTTACTTGATGTATCTGCTCGCATTTGAAATTAAAACAGTTTGCACGTACTGCATTGCCTCTGCCTTATTTTCAGCGACGCTATTTATTTTGTCGATCGTCGGACGGGATTGGCAAGACATCGGACAACTGTTTTTCACGGGTTTTTTGGTAAGTGTAATTGTACTGGTTGGCACGTTAGGAATTTATGCCAATATTAAGAACCCAAATATTGCAAACCGTTCTGTTTCTAGAGAAGCTGGTTTAGCAATTACTACTACTTCAGGTGAAGCAGAAATTGCTTTGGCAGGTCATCTAAAACAAGTGGGAGCCAAAATGTATGGAGCCTTCTGGTGTTCACACTGCCACGACCAAAAACAACTTTTTGGTAAGGAAGCGTTCAGCCAAATCGATTACATTGAATGCGATCCCAAAGGCAAAAATCCTCAGCCGAACTTATGCCAAACAGCTAAAGTTCAGAGTTATCCAACCTGGGTGATTAACGGTCAATCCGTTGTGAGTACGCAATCTTTGGAAAAATTAGCCCAGATGTCTGGCTACACAGGAGCGCGTAATTTTAAAAATTCAGCATCTAGTGGAACTTAA